Part of the Candidatus Edwardsbacteria bacterium genome is shown below.
GGCATCAGGCAATGCTTGTCTTCGCAGTCGGCGATCATTTCGTAGGGCAAAAAGGCGCTGGCCTCGTCCACCGCTATGCAGCAGTATTCCTGCAGCCAGGTGTTCTCGTCCACGCAATCGTTCCGCAGATCCTCCAGCCAGGCCGCCTTTTCTTCCGCCGTGGCTTTTTTCTGCATGATCTTGTCCAGCAGCCCTTCGTCCACCGCTTTCTGAATGGGGACGGTGTGCAGTTTCCAGGAGAGCTTGCCTTTTTTTATGTCTTCGATGGAACGGTAGAACCGGCAGTTGGTGCCGTTGTGGGTGGAAAGGATCCGCAACGGGTGTCCCCAGGTGATCGCCGGGCGGGCGGCGGCCCACATCCGGTCGGGGTCGTCGTGCCAGGCGAACTCGTCCAGCACCACCTTGCCGCCCTTAGATCGAAATGCCTTGGGGTTGGACGACAGGGCGTGGATCTTGCGGCCGCTGGCGAACTCTATGACGAAGGTCTTGATGTCCCGGGCGGGATCCAGCAGAACCTGGCCCCGGCTTTCGGCCACCGCATGGAACACCTTGACCCACATCTCGCAGTAGGAGATGTATTCCTTGGCGGCCGATTCGTCGGCCGACGAGAACCATACCGCCGGCACCGTGCCGGCCACGCAGTCGCGCACGTCCTCGTAGCTCTGGATGTAGGTGGCGCCTATGCGCCGGGACTTTTCCCAGATCTTGATCGGGCTGCGGTCGTTTAGCCATTCGGTCTGATACGGCAAAAAATATCCCGGGGCAAGCTTGCCGGGAATGCCGGCGGCGGCCGGAGCGGCCGCCTTTTTATTTTTTGGACTCATGATAACTGCTTAAGGGCATCTTCGACCGTCTTAACCAGGTCGGCGCTGCCCGGCTCCTTGCCGGATTCGTTGTCCCGTTGCTTGGCGATCTGCTCGTAGTCCTTTACTTTTATCAGCTGGGGAATGATCCGGGTAAGGGTGTACAGCCGATTGGCGTCGACCGGAATGTTGTTTGCCATGTCCTCCCGGATCTTTTTAAGCAGCAGCCGGCCGAACTCGTAAAGCTCCTCGTGGAACGACTGCTTGCTTTTTAAATAGGCGCCGCGTTTGATCTCCCAGTCCCCGGCGTCCTTCCAGGAGCGGATGGTCTTTTCGTTCGCCCGCAGGCGGGAGGCGATCTCGGCGATGGTCAGCTGGTCTATGACATACATCCGTTCCGCCTCGGCCCCGTAAAGCTGCTGCTTAGACATGGAAACCCGCCTCCCTAAGATCGGCCTCGATCTTGGCTATCAATTGGCGCAGGATCTTAAGCTCGGCGTGAATGACCTTGAGCCTCTCCATGGATTCGCCGGCCTTGTCCGCCTCCAACGACAGGGCGTCTATGTAATAGGCCGGAAGATACCGGCGGATAATGGCCACCAGCCCGGAGATCTCCAGTTCCAGCTTGCCGCATTTTTCCCTGGCCACCGCCAGCTGCCCCTTTAGTTGCATCAGTTCGGGATTCATCTTCCGCCTTCCTTTTTAATCATTGGACAATATTGGTTGCTGTCTATCTTCTGCTCCATGCGCCCCAGTATCCCGGAAAGGTATTGCAGGGTCTCGGTCTGGTCCTTGAGCACTTTCATGGTCTCCTGTTCGCGGGCCTGCATGCCGTTGATCATCTGAGTGAACAGAGAGATCTGTCCGCGATGGTAAAAGAACCAGATCAAAAATATCAGGGCGTTGATCCCCAGGTTCAATATCAGCTTTAACAAAAACGACGATTCGGCCATTAAGGCTCCTTGTTGGTGTTGCGCTTGGCGATCTACAATCGCCAAGAGTGTAATCTATATTAAAGGGCTTTGATAAATAAACCTTTTAGGAAACCGTTTATTATGCACCGGGCAATGATATTGAATATAATCCGCACCATGGCACAGCGCATAAGCAACATCATCATCCACTGCAGCGATTCGGTGTTCGGAGACGTCAACGAGATCCGCAAGTGGCACCTGGCCCGGGGATGGCGGGAGGTGGGGTACCATTTCGTGATCCTTAACGGGCTGATCCAGCCGAACTTCTTTTTGGACGCGCTGGACGGATCCATTGAGGCCGGCCGGTATATCAACTCCGACAGCCTGCTGGACGACAACGAGGCCGGAGCGCACACCCTGGGCTATAACGCAAGGTCCATAGGTATCTGCCTGGTAGGCAAAAAGAAGTTTACCGCCAAGCAGATGAATTCCCTGCTGACCCTGGTCCGCCAGCTTAAGCTGCGGTACATGATCCCGGTCAAAAACATCCTGGGCCACAACGAAACGCCCTCCGGCAAAGCCGAAGGTAAAACTTGCCCCAACTTTCGGGTGGCAAGAATAAGAGAACAAATATAAGGGGAGACGATCATGCAAACACCCGCCATGGAATTCTTTCAAGCCTACCAGGCAAGATCCCGCAAAAACATTTTGGCCATCCTGGCCGCCTCGATCATCCTTTTGGTTCTGGCGGTGCTGCCGCTGTGGGCCCAGCAGTCGCCGACTGCCGTCCCGCCCCTTAACGAATCGCTGGCCGGATTCTTCCAACGGTTCGTAGCCCCTATCCTGACCGCCTTTTTAATGGGCATGGTCTCGATCCTGATAGGCTACCTGTCCAAAAAGTTCAAGACCGACGCCCTGTACCAGAACCGCGAACTGATCAACAAGATCGTCCTGGGCGGCATATCCTACGCCGAGGAGCAGGCCTACAAGGCCATCAAGAACAATAAAAAGATCGACGGCCAAAACAAGATGATACTGGCGGTGTCGTTCATCCTGGAACAAATGCCGTCGCTGTCGGCCGACCAGGCCGAGCGCCTGGTGGAAAGCCTGCTGGCCCAGATCAAGGGCGTGGGCGCCAGCAAAGACCTGGCCGTCGGCCAGTAGGCCAAGGCAATGTGGGAGATCCTGGGAACCCTGCTGGCCTTTGTCCTGCCGCTGCTGGCCGAGTGGGTAAAGACCGAACTGGAGAATAAGAATGCGTATCGGGACGATATCCAAAAAATGCACCAGGCTGTGGCTGACGGCGATACTGACGCTATGGCTGATCTCTTCGACCGGATGCGGACTCCTGGCAAGCCGGCAGACGGTCCGGGTGATCCCGGCCGACAGGGCGATAAAGAAACTGCCCAACGGTAACTACGAGGTTACCTCCGCCTGGCTCCTGGAAAGGTACGAATACGAGAGGCATCTTACCGAGGAGTTGGAAAAGGTAAAAAAGGGGCGGAAATAACCGTTTTCCGTAAATTGCCCTTATTCGCACACAAAGGCCCCAGGTTGATTTCGGCGGCTTACTACCCGATGCCATTTCTTTTGAACGATTCTGGGGCGATTTAAACAGGGTTTAAACACTTCGGGCGCCATGCAGCTGGCCCAAAATGCCAAATTGGAGAAAATGCCATGAAAATAGTCGTATTCCGTACCGGCAAACATACCGATTCCAAGGGCAATACCCGGGAGTGGACCGAGGCCGATCTGGACCGGATGGTTTCCGGTTACGACCCGGCCAGCCACGAGGCCCCGGTGGTCATAGGGCACCCCAAGGATAACGACCCGGCGTTCGGCTGGGTGGAGAGCATAGCCCGCGAGGGCCAGAACCTGGTGGCCACGCTCAAGGATCTGGTGCCGGAGTTCGTCGAGGCCTGGACGAAGGGATTGTTCAAAAAAAGATCCATCTCCCTATACCCCGACCTGACCCTGCGGCATGTAGGATTCCTGGGAGCCATGCCACCGGCGGTAAAAGGCCTGCCGGATTTCAAGTTCTCGGACAAGGACGAATCCACCACCATCGACTTCTCCGACGAAACCGGCTGGAAGGTTACCGCCATCGGCCGGCTGCTGTCGTCCCTGCGGGACATGCTTATAGAAAAATTCGGCCTGGAGACGGCCGACCGGGTGCTCCCCGGATGGGACGTGAACAACCTGCTGCAGGAGCCGGATCCGAAACCAAACCAGGCATTCAGCCAGGAAACCATAAACCTAACAGAAGAGGGAAAAATGACGCCAGAGGAAATCAAAGAGCTTAAGGACAAGAACGCCGCCCTGGAAGCCCAGGTGGCGGACCTGTCCGCCCAGTTGGCCGAGGCCAAAAAGAAGGAGACCGAGGCCGCCGCCGCCGCCGACATGGCGGAGCATGCCGGGTTCTGCGAAGGACTGATCAAGGAGGGCAAGATGACCCCGGCCCAGAAGGAGGTTTGCATCGTGACCATGCAGGCCCTGTCCGGCCAGGCCGAACAGGAGTTCGCCGAGGGCGACAAGAGGGTCAAAAAGACCCCGCTCCAGGCCTTTAAGGACCAGCTCTCGGCCATGCCGGTGCAGGTGGAGTTCGCCGAGGTGGCCGGCAAGAAAAAAGCCGGCCAGGGAGGCCAGACCACGGAGTTCTCGGCCCCGGGCGGCGAGGTGATCCCGGAGTCCGCCGAGCTGGACAAAAAGGCCCGGGACCTGATGGCCCAGGACAAGACCCTGTCTTACCGCGAGGCGGTGCACCGGGCTCTGGAAATGGTCCTGTAGTCCGGTCGGCAAATCAAATCAACAAGCAATAATCAACCAAAATAATTTACGGAGGATCATTCAATGGGTCAATTAGGAAGTCTCAGGGCGGTACATCAAGTCCTGACCACCCTGGCGCGGGGCTACACCAACGCCCAACTGGTGGCCGAGGAGTTGTTCCCCATCGCTCCGGTGGATAAGGAGGCCGTCTATATCCCGGTATTCGGCAAGGACGCCTTTAAGAACCGGAGCACCGAGCGGGCCATCCGGGCCGCATCCAACCGGATCAATCCGGATTCCCGGTCCAACGTGGCGGCCGTCCTGGTCGAGCACGATCTGGAATACCCCATCGACGTCCGGGAAGAGCAGGAGAGCGACTTCTCCGAGCAGGAGCACGCCGCCATGGTGGTTACCGAGGCCATCAAGCTGCGGCTGGAAAAGCTGGCGGCCATCCTGGCCACCACCGCCGGAAGCTACGCCGCCGGCAGCCGGGTTACCCTGTCGGGTTCCAGCCAGTTCAGCCACGCGGACTGCGATCCGGTGACGGTCTTCGAGACGGGCAAAGAGGCCATCCGGACCCTTACCGGGAAGTATCCCAACAAGGCGGTGCTGGGCGCCACCACCTTTGCCGCCCTCAAGAGCAACCCCGCCCTGCTGGAGCGCATCAAGTACTCCATGAAGGGCGTGCTGACCGTGGAGCTGCTCCAGGAGATCCTGGGGATTCCCAAGATCGTGGTCGGCGCCGCCGTGTCGTCCAACGACGCCGGCACGGCCATGAGCGACGTCTGGAGCGACGTGGCAGTGCTGGCTTTCGTGCCCAACGGCTCCATGCAGAGCATCTACGAGCCGTCCTACGGGTACACCCTGCGCAAGCGCGGGTATCCCCAGGTGGACCAGTACACCGAGAACGGTGGCAAGCTGCAGATCGTCCGCTGCACCGACATCCTGCTGCCCAAGATCGTGGGAGCCGACGCCGGCTACCTGATCAGCGACACCTGCGCCCCGGTTGCCGGTCTGTAATCCGGCTTGATATCAAAAGCATAGCGGCACGGCCGCTCGGCCGTGCCGCCTGAAACAATCCATCATAAATCAAGAAAGAGAGATCGAACAAAATGAGACCGAAGATTTCCTTATGGGCAATGATCCTGCTGCTGGCCCTGGTTATGATCCTGCCGATGGTCCCGCAGACCGCCCAGGGCGGGGATCTGGTGGACTACCTGTTCCCCACCACCCAGGCCAAGCTGGCCCCGGCCAAAGCCTGCACTTCGAGCACCAAGAACCTTGCCGGGGATAAAGAGGTAACTGTTCAGTGGGCTGGCTGGGGGCATATCGGCGACACTCTGGTTTTGGGCTTTAATCAGATGCCCAGCAACTTTGCCGGCTCCGGATCATTCAAGCCAACCAACTGCGCCGACGATTCCGTGCTGTTCCTGGACACCATATTCGGGAATGGCGCCTGGCAATACAGCCGATTATATTATTTCGATTCGCTGTACGTGGCCAATAACCAAAAGTTTAAAGCATGGAACAAGGCCGCACACGATACCATAGACTCGTTCCAGATATCGATCGGGAAACAGGGTCCTTAAAGTTACAAGGCTCTTTC
Proteins encoded:
- a CDS encoding terminase family protein, with amino-acid sequence MSPKNKKAAAPAAAGIPGKLAPGYFLPYQTEWLNDRSPIKIWEKSRRIGATYIQSYEDVRDCVAGTVPAVWFSSADESAAKEYISYCEMWVKVFHAVAESRGQVLLDPARDIKTFVIEFASGRKIHALSSNPKAFRSKGGKVVLDEFAWHDDPDRMWAAARPAITWGHPLRILSTHNGTNCRFYRSIEDIKKGKLSWKLHTVPIQKAVDEGLLDKIMQKKATAEEKAAWLEDLRNDCVDENTWLQEYCCIAVDEASAFLPYEMIADCEDKHCLMPLEDTTGDLYLGYDVGRRKDLSVMWVLEHLGNALYTRMFKVMEKTPFKHQREALYSALAHPRLRRACIDNTGIGMQLAEEAQDAFGKYRVEAVTFSNSSKEEMAFGVKNGMDDRMLIVPDEFDIREDLHSIRKVTTAAGNVRFDVTASEARGHADRFWALALGKHAAGLGSKAGIITVTTRRRRDSSRIMKGY
- a CDS encoding N-acetylmuramoyl-L-alanine amidase, with protein sequence MAQRISNIIIHCSDSVFGDVNEIRKWHLARGWREVGYHFVILNGLIQPNFFLDALDGSIEAGRYINSDSLLDDNEAGAHTLGYNARSIGICLVGKKKFTAKQMNSLLTLVRQLKLRYMIPVKNILGHNETPSGKAEGKTCPNFRVARIREQI